The following nucleotide sequence is from Bombus pyrosoma isolate SC7728 linkage group LG17, ASM1482585v1, whole genome shotgun sequence.
tttattagtcTTCATTTTTAGTAgacagaatttttatacaattataccTTGTGTATTTCTACAGGGAATTTTACATCTAATGTAGAACTTAACCATTCATATTTATCCATTccataaattaatactttttcttCATCTCTTTGAAGTTCATGGTGTAAATAATTGtctcttttaaatttcgcTCTTTTTAGAAAactattaaaaagtaaatttaataaaaatgtaaaaaagacagaattaattaatttcataatcatattttttatcaaaccTTTCCTTTTGCTTTGTTCTTTCACCAGCTCTATCCAACACTtgtgaaacatttaaataaaatgtagttTCATCattgattatttctttatttaatttttcactattcatagaatattctataaaCTGCAACAATTCTATATAAAAGTCAAACAAAAagcattatatacatacaacaactttcgataaaattaaatattaataatataatacaaaaatttattgaattacttttatttaaataaatagcatATTGATGTAGAACTAAAGCTTCActtaaacatattattttgttttttatattaagataaaattcaccataatattttccatacTGATCAGATACTATATGATCAAAATAGATTATATCAGATGCACTTATTAATTCCTTTGTGTATTCGATTGCAGATGTACTCCATTCCTCTAAAATTctttatacacatataaaaaaagctatatttaattttttaatatgtaaattactgAAATATGTTAATCATGTAATTGTTTTAGTGTAGCCATACGTTAGAGTCTCATTCTGTACAGATAAGTTATGTTTTACATCCGcaggtaaaatattatataaaccaACTGTGAAGgttaaatattcttccaaaATTGCACCAGTTGAACACACAATGAAGTCCTCTCTTTGtgatttaatagaaattccATAATCaggtaaaaaaatattatatgtatctttCAGATTTTCAATACTACTAATATATCCTCTGCATAACCATCCAGGACAATCGGTTGTAATATCTAAtctattatatactataactgtctagaaaaatacgaatttaaaatatattcttttataataattataagtaaaatgatatagctaactttatataaaattaaattgattattactaatattgccattataaaacttatatatatatatatatatattataaattggtCTTACATCTCCTATTTTTGGttctatatctttttcaatacTGTGAaacgttttctcttcttttaacaatttcttattaatagaatttaacTTTTCGTTATAGTCCTTCACTTCATAAATTCTTACAATATACggagttaaaatatttgtaattttaattactgttGCAGTAGATGGTAACATAGCACctgcaattaaatattaatttaataaggTATCCACATATGATGAAAGAATTGTGAATAACTACTTTCTAATACTATAAGGTGTatagaaatacgaattttatgttaaaatatagaCTTAACCTGTATCATAATAATTCTGATTACTCATTTTTGTTCCTCAGTCACgcttatacatataatattgcaaaaagACTATATCACAGATCGTCACAACAAAAAACtacaaatattactttatttaggtattacaatatttttcgaagGATATTAAGATTGTTTCATTGCATACGCTTACATAGTGGCAAAGAAAGAACAACAAATTTGAACGAATTTAAACAGCCAATAGAAATACATACAACTTCAGAGAAAACAAGGGAGGTAAACagtgtttgaatatttttgatctCATATTCtcgtaataaatatgtaatataaaaatgttctataataagaattaatacaagaaatacaatttctcaataaaataactaatcatatattattttataattaatttacataatatactAGTAAGAATTCTGTTAAAATAGTTAATTTTACTGGTTACAGTTATTAAATGATGGTTTTGATATTGTGGcgataaagatatttatcttacatttgtattttcaaaatatcgttttatatttacgtaGAGTATATCATTAAgtacatttattttgtatgtttaaaaataagtcTGTGagtatttattatgaaatatttcttttaatcgtaCATAAATCTTtagatttcatttataatatcaataagtGATGTATTGaccattttaatttataagatgTATAAATgtgttattttctttcataacagatttaaaaatacttcaaaTATAGTGCTAATATAAGCcaattttaattggaatataATGTCGACTTTAAAGGCAAAAGGTTGTCTTTTTTTGGCTTCTTCCCTTTGTGACGGCCTAGAAGATAACAATATAAAGTAAGAACTTcctataattgaatattattatatttctttattactaatattattcttaattattttaaatatttactactATGTCTGTATGTTGgatatctaataatattttaaatattcaattattagcacataaacatttttttaaatttagaattgtTACTAATGTGTTTTGATAGGCAAGTAACTacattacttttaaataaGGAAGCAAATCCTAATACACTGCTACCTACGCATGGAGTAACCCCATTTCATTTAGTAATAGGTAACGACTCTGAAGCTTTTGCTGAAGAAGTCTCTAAATTATTTCTGCGTCATGGAGGTAATCCAAATGTcaggtaattaattaaaataaaatcaaagtaaTCGGTTAAGATACAATTGATTTCGTGTTTTGAAaaacaatgtaaaattttgcataaaataatatattttttatatggcGCATGAAATTGATATATGGTgattccaattaattttataggtCAGTAGATGGATTAACTCCAGTTCATGTGGCAGCAGCATGGGGTAGAGTTACAGTACTTGAATTACTTTTAGCAAATGGTGGAGATCCACTTTGTTTGGATGATGAAGGCCGTAGCCCATTTCATTATGCGTTTGAtgggaaatattataaagcaATTGCGATACTTGGAAAATATTGTGATAATTCTATaagggaagaaaaagcaacgaaatataaaatgactTTTGGTATGTAAAAAGGATAAATTaactttgatatattattacatatttaaagaataaataaataaaaaataaattattttttgtagatAAACTTCTGATTAATAACGAAGATGTAATGGCAGAATATATCGTTCCacaaatttcaaacgtttctaaagaaaatatgataaatgaaACTATATTTGAGGGACATAAAGATGAAAGATTTGCTGACACAAAACATGtaaattcctttaattttaGTTACAGTAGTATAAGTAATGATAATCAATCTGAAAGTGCAATGACAAGTGCAGCAGAACTTCGAATTCAAGAAGAAATGgataaagaaaaacatttaattaacgaaattattaatcagctttcaaattctttaaaatctaatcccaaagaagaaaagattaatgaaaaatatcgacaaTGTAAAAACATTCTATACGATACAAGTCCCTCATCTACAATAAGTACTGATAATAGCATTCTATACAATATCAAAgacaaatttccaataaaaatgaaaggaaagaaacgatctGTCACGCCTAAATATCGGCGACAAATTTTCAGTCAAAGCAGTAATATTAAAGTTCCAGTAACACCTATATATGATCCAAATGATTCCATCGTAAGCAAATCGCCAAATTTTTTAGTTAATAAGCCAATAGAGAAgggacaaaaatatttatctccAAAAGTactaaataaagaaatcaaaTTTGAAGCTTTTACGCCTTGTATAATGAGAACTCAGTCGTTTCAATCAGAAGAATTTAATATGGGAAAAGAAGTAGCTAGGTCTACCCcaagaagaaggaaacgatTTTATAGGCAATATTCATCTCttagaaaatttagaagaaataatGAACTTACGTCTTCAGAAAACACAAGCCCTGATACTACAAATTCTTTGTCACCAAAGCAGAATTACGCAaggaatttaaattacaaatttaataaaaatctggCAATAAGattacatgaaaataaatatgatgaTGATATACCAATAGATTCTAATGAAAATGAGAACAATATCGAAaagtgtatattaaaaaaggatTTAACAGAAGGACTTGatcataattttagaaatttgcaCATAAAAGAATCAGATTTTAAGGAAAAAAGTGAAGAACATTTAAAAGAATGTATATTACAAGTAGAAGCAGACAAAACGTGTGCAGtacaaaaaagatttttaaataaagtggAATTAAAAATCAGCGATactataaatacttttaaagaaaatttaagtaCCTTTCTTTCaaggtaaaattatttatatttatctttatctatATATAGGTATCATCCGAATAACAGGGTAGTTAATTTCCGAAAAAATGCCTTGTTACGTacactatttctttttcataactAATTGTAAGGGCATGCGCGTactagttataaataaaaactatataaaaaacTAGGTCATATATAGCGttattagaagaagaagaagaagaattaataattaattattaatataattaataaaaaatagtactaattattattatataatgtaacataaaaagatagagaaataAGATAAAACCTCCGCTTATAAGAGGTGACAACATTACTTATTAAATGGTAAATATGAGACAATATATACGCCTgctcaaatgaaaaatatcgaatgatatACCATTACGTGCCGTTCCGTACAGGGATTTCCAAAATCCTCGAACGATGTTAGAACGAATTTGTGTTGTAGGAGTACTGTGTTGTACGAAGGATATCTGTAcgtgatagaaaaatttaaagtcACTCGCTTTAATCAAAACGTAAAATTGTTTGTAACCcagaagatattaatttttcaaatcatgTTTATcagaacatttttctttcatttggcGGATTCTATCTATGCTAATCGTTTTGAACTGTTTTTATCACCTTTCTtacattattacgtttttcttctttacatcttatcttctttaaattttatgataaacgtatttagtattttaagtccgataaattaattgcttTCGACAGTTTCAAATCACAGTCATATATCAGTGTACAAGAGGAATATAGATATGAAGATCCTGATGAAGGCTTAGCTTTCTTGGAACGTAGGATTTACACATTATCACCATGGTAAGACATTAAGAATAATCATGCCTTTATTAATAGTGATTGTAATAActtgttattaatttgtagCAAAACTGCAGATTGTATTTCATCTGACAAAATGTgtaagatttattaaaattattttatacttcaatattgaatttatgaatttataattacaattcataaatttatttaggGCCCAAAtcgttaaatttatcaatgGACACATATCCAACAGATGATGCGCTACGAAGAGAATTAATTCATTATGGTGACAATCCTGGACCAATAACTAATACAACAAGACAACTATATTTAAAACGTCTCACTAAGTTAAAATGTGGGGCATATAATCCACCATTTTTTGAAGTCAATTCTAGATCGGTAACAAATACGAAAAGACAACTATATTCAAAACAACTCACTAAGTTAAAATGTGAATCACATAATTTATCATCTTTTGAAGTTAATCATCTTCCTTTGCATAAGTCCAATTATTGTGAATTTCATATGAAACCATTTTTAACATTTGGAGATTGGATAAATGATATAGAAGAATATAAGATCATTGAAAGAAATGCATTTAGAGACTTTTCCTTAGTAAGTCCTTCTAGGAGATGGAGAGATGGAATGAATAAAacttgttttaattatttactcttAGATCCACGTATAACTAAAGACTTGCCTTTTTGTAAGAGACATTTGACACAGTCCATGATCTGGACTACATTTCTTTCtgctatattttatgtagGTAAAGGTACACGAAATAGACCATACTCCCACCTTAAGGATGCTTTTGCTACATGGGTTTCAAAGAAAAAACCtgagaatgaaaaaatccagcatattttagatatttggGACGCTGGATATGGAGTTGTGTGTCTTCATGTTTTCCAAAACAGTATTCCAGTAGAAGCTTTCACACGTGAAGCTGCTATGATTGATGCTTTAGggatacaaaaattaaaaaattgtaaaagtggAGATTATTATGGAATAGCAGCAACATGGAATATAGAACAGAAAAGTAGCTTTGgaagatatttgttatatcaaGCAATGCATATCTTGTTGTGTGAAGGAGAAAGGCAAATACTACctcaaaatttgtaaaatgtaaattttgtttcttctgagggaccaaatattataatatatcagaatgactaatatatatatatatattaatatatatatatatatatatattaaagtttaaGAATGTTATTCACATCGAAATAAGtgcaataaaatgaaaataaatataaacataaaatagcCTATGACAATAGtactttctaaataaaaatttaattagtcttaatattactttattgaattaataagCATGCAACTACAGATATGGTCTTTCTGTTTCTACTTTTCTCAATCTCCGACACCAGTTTTTGGAATACCATCTATGTTTTGTAGTATATGTCAATTTAGAAAGTTCTTCAACAACAACCTCTTCTTTCTTATGCTTGAAAACCtcagcaatttctttttcaccaATGCATAAAACagaatttgatgaaatttgtttttcttctggTAATggtaatgaatattcataaggGAATTCTCGTTCTGGATGCCAACAGATAATCATATCTTTATTCATTGGTATAGCTATTTCTGAAGGTAATTTAACAGAACTCAGATATCGCTTGGCAGATACATTTAGTACACGCACAGTACTTAATACAGCATTCATCTGTttaaagagggagaaagagaaatgggGAAATTaggtaatatatttttatactaattatttataaataaaaatacatgtaaAGTTAATAACACATCTAAGgttatatcttgtaaaataacctacaaataatacaaaaattctgtaattaagaaatatttgtatatcttaCTTTAAAGCGTAAATTATTGCAGAAGTGATAAATAAATGGTATACTTAAAATGAAACGCGTATTTacagtatataaatatctacaatatttatattataattgaagtAACATATACTTAAGAAATGAGATATACAACTTGTAAATGAACAGTAGTGCCACTACACATATTGAATCCCTCGACAAAGAATAACTTGCACCAACATACACCAACTTTTGCATTAAAATTAGAAGCATAACCATAATTAAGCATTTAAATTACTAATCATACTGATTTTTTGTAatgtttgataataataataatattcttataatttataatattataccgttatgttctaaaatttttcaagataaaagataatttaatcaattttgtattctaaaatataaccTATTACACATTCTAAtactattttacattaatgagggtatattaaaaatattaaatacaacaacgacatagaataaaatatttctattactaattaaatagaataaatatatatagttataagataaattaaaattttgtcataCAATATCTTTTAGTATAATAGTAAATCGTTagtataaatagtaaattattaaaatctgctaaaatatttatacttacattatatacatatttcaaagactaagtaatgaaagaaaaaaaatattgatcataaaaaaagaaagtgttCATTTTCTACTGctttctattattttgttactACTTGGCTGTTAATGTGGTAACcgcatttaatttaaatgtaaacaaaTCTTGCAGTGCTACgagaatgaaacatttaaatgaaacttttaagaaatttaaaaaaatttagatgtatgttcatattattaaatgaacatatgaaacgagataaaaaagacaatttttgtaaaaagtaGTTTTTAAAGTAGTTAAAGAATTCATAACAAAGTGCAATAAATTGAGCTCGATCATGACGTCTACATTAAGTATTCTTGATCCAAATgataatttgatgaaaaagtttcaaagtACACTACATGTGCATTTATCGCATGTTGATAATAAACTTTCAGAAGAAATACTCGATCTCGTAAGTAACTGACtacacaaaatataataaacaataaatattttgtacacttTATGCTATTATCTTTAACAATGattttgttataacatttcaaaatatattttataattttaatataaggatataaaatatattttgaaatgttacattctataataatttgttataacataacGACATAAGGTTAATTATAAGTACTTTTAGGAAGCGTCAATAAAACGTGCAGAAAAAGAACTAGAATCAGAAGCTATACAACTTTATCAAAAGCAAGAAGAAGTTCAACATCagcatataatattaaaacaatatatagaGGCACTATCAAAAGTTACATtattaagagaaaaaaggaataataatatagaaaatgctaaggatattttaaaagaaaactattcaaaattaagagaagagaaagataaaaaagaaaaattatgtcAAAAATTAGAcaatttattggaattttattcttacttGTCCAAATGGGAAAAGGATTTGAACGaccatttaataatatcaaaacaaaTGTCATTACAAGATGttagtaaaaataagatattgaTTAAGAGAAAACAGCAAAGAGactttatgttatatcgattgaaagaagaaatatggaaaattgaatCAGAAATAGCCTACATTGATGAgcaattacaaattaaagacaaagaaaagCAAGATGCTAATAGAATGATAATTGATGCAAATACAGATTTAGAAACTCTACATACGGAACATAAAGATCTGTATAATATATGGAAATCAGTGGTaactaatatttctaaaagaaatagtATTCATGATCAGTTAAATTTTGAACAAAAGTAAGTATTGcagaagatttaaaaattctctgtATGAATCTATGATGATTAGggatataatttgaaatttaccgTGGTAATCTTACATTTggttatatatttgaattatatttgattGACATACTGGTGAGGCCAAAAGTTATGTACACAAGCGGGCACGTGGTGATttcttatttagaaaataaaagaaagatatggaataacattttttcgtttagGGCTTAgttctcgagaaaatcgagtttgaaaatttataaggTATACTTGAACATGACTAGTTCCGGACCGGACAGGACTGAACAATTGACAAAAGGTCATTCtacatgtgaaaataaatctaaagtgtagaataacatttttttcacaaGACGCTTTGTTTCCGAGAAAAGtagatttgaaaattcatcataCACGTGTAGCAAATCGATTGTTAACTAAACGTTTCCAAATATGTTTGCATCACAGTATAGTTAAACGGGAAAATTTTCGTCcacattatttacatatattcgcatttaaaataacatccTGCTGATTGTTTACTCATATTCAGTCGGTAATTAGTCAAATTCaagtacaattaatttattgccAACTTTTTATAGAAGAGAACATGATATAATGTTGTATCATTTCATCTCAagttcaatgaaatatttatctttttagaGAAGCACATCAGTTATACAATggattattattagaaatacaaaagataaggaaagaaacagaaaaagaaatggagagTAATGAACATCTGACATCTTTATCCTTTCGAATagaaaacgatattaaaattacatcaagagcaatatcaaaatataatgaaaatattgcaaacaGTAAATCAGAATTACTAAATCTTACAAAAATCAGtgaacaaacagaatacgattataacgttatatttaatgtatgtTAAACATGCTGTGATCGTTAAATGCTAATATAAAACATGCTGTAATTCtaattgattttattcttAACTGACATCATTTCAGAAATatcagaattatttatatgaagaAGAGCAAGTgaataaaaagtttgaaaatatttttgaaaaaagaaataatctaGAGGatgctatatttaaaaagttggaAGAAAAGGTTATATGCGATAAGGCGACTCAATATGTAAATgagttattaataaatgcaaaaaatgCTGTATTGCAATGTGAAATTTCAGTTGCACGTATAGAGAATGCATATGGAAACAATCTTCTACAATTGGAAAAACTTAAAAATcttattgcaaataaaaaagcaGAATTGCATGAACTGTCGCAAATAAATACTGGAAAAGAGAAGCAAATAGATGAATTGCAAAAGGAGACAAGAAAATATGAAGTAATGATGGGAAAAGCACAAACAAAGCTTTtaggaataaataaacttcttGAGCAGGTTATATattgtttctctttatttttgaattcagaaaaaaatttaataaaaaagtcaTATATTTACAAGCAAACAATTTTAGATATTACCAAGTACTAGCGCAGAAGAATTGAGTCCATTAGATATGAAGATCGTCggtttagaaaaaaatattcaagaatttcaactaaatattaaaaagacaCAGCAATTTTGGTTGCGTCAACAAGGTTTTGTGGTTTCATTAAGCCAACAAAGAGAATTGCAAttacaagaaataaattttcttcaaaaagaAGTTATGATAATGGGGCAAAAGAATTCTAAATTGGAATATGCATTAGAGATGCTTACAAAAGAACAAGCAAATGTAAATAAGGCTATAATTTCTCTTGATCAAAAGTTATCCCgcataaattcaaatttaatggTACAAAAAGATCTGAAAAAGGGCTTGGaggataaaaattgtataataaagaATGAATGTCTTTCGTCTTTCCAAGAATTGGAATTAGaacttataaaattacaaaatgatttaaaatatgtatgcaCTGAGAAAATAATGCTAAGGGAGGAATTAAATTCTGTACTACATGAAAGTTTAGCATGGGACAAAAAGGTAAttggtaatttatattattttatcatttatttctttattgtcATAATATTTATGTCATTAAGGTACAACTGATACaagatacaattaaaaatgtaaaagaggAGCAAAATACTGGAAGTATAGCATCAATGAAAAGTGAAATTCATAGAATGGAAATGAGACTTTCCTATTTAAAGAAGATtcaggaaaaattaattcatgaTATGAATCTTTGTATTACAAGAAGAGATATTATAGTTGACAAAGTGTTTGGTAGacttaaaagaaattcaaaagtAAAACATAATGAGAAGGTTGTAATGCACAAACGTTTGTCTGATCAAAGAGCAAAAATTAAGCAACTCTTAAAAGTAAGCATTAAGATaacttttttgttttaaattagcaaattatatgttttattattaacagaTTAAGAAACAAACTATTAATATGatagagaaattaaacaatcaaGTAACAAGTATTCAAGATAAATTAGTCAAGTGTCaagaatttttacgaaatttaaaagaacatGTTAACACTGTGGAAAACGAAATTGAACGATTGGAACTGCTTAAATATCATGTATGTTTCTAATTGTATCACATTAGATAACATAATTTACTAACTATTCAAttctattttccaatttttagaatttacaTAGTTTGGTCcttaaacaaagaaaagtaaagcaattatatgatattaaaaatggtatatataaaatgatctatagaaacgaaaatataatagaagaaaatttgcaaaaagaaCACTATTGCAGAGAATATCTAAAATGTACATTAGAAAGGACTGACCGTGACTTTCCAATGTTaaaaaacagaattaaaaaagtattagtAACTCTGCAAATtatataagagaaaataaCTGGCTGTGTAAGATAAGATAAGCGTATGATTATTATGTTATCATTCAATAAATACTTCATGCAATGGGACAAAGTTCTAGTAactattttaatgaaacgttttaTATCAAGTTATATGTAGGTTGTAGACAATAAGCTATAAGCAATagtacaattatattattaaataaaagaagtagagaatttcatacaaaataaGAGATTAAAAATAGTACGATTGAAAAGAATAGGGAATCTGAAGCTAGATggtaagaaattttcatttataaaatatacacacaaaataattaaaccaatttttttttttttgct
It contains:
- the LOC122577113 gene encoding uncharacterized protein LOC122577113 isoform X1, which produces MSTLKAKGCLFLASSLCDGLEDNNIKQVTTLLLNKEANPNTLLPTHGVTPFHLVIGNDSEAFAEEVSKLFLRHGGNPNVRSVDGLTPVHVAAAWGRVTVLELLLANGGDPLCLDDEGRSPFHYAFDGKYYKAIAILGKYCDNSIREEKATKYKMTFDKLLINNEDVMAEYIVPQISNVSKENMINETIFEGHKDERFADTKHVNSFNFSYSSISNDNQSESAMTSAAELRIQEEMDKEKHLINEIINQLSNSLKSNPKEEKINEKYRQCKNILYDTSPSSTISTDNSILYNIKDKFPIKMKGKKRSVTPKYRRQIFSQSSNIKVPVTPIYDPNDSIVSKSPNFLVNKPIEKGQKYLSPKVLNKEIKFEAFTPCIMRTQSFQSEEFNMGKEVARSTPRRRKRFYRQYSSLRKFRRNNELTSSENTSPDTTNSLSPKQNYARNLNYKFNKNLAIRLHENKYDDDIPIDSNENENNIEKCILKKDLTEGLDHNFRNLHIKESDFKEKSEEHLKECILQVEADKTCAVQKRFLNKVELKISDTINTFKENLSTFLSSFKSQSYISVQEEYRYEDPDEGLAFLERRIYTLSPCKTADCISSDKMWPKSLNLSMDTYPTDDALRRELIHYGDNPGPITNTTRQLYLKRLTKLKCGAYNPPFFEVNSRSVTNTKRQLYSKQLTKLKCESHNLSSFEVNHLPLHKSNYCEFHMKPFLTFGDWINDIEEYKIIERNAFRDFSLVSPSRRWRDGMNKTCFNYLLLDPRITKDLPFCKRHLTQSMIWTTFLSAIFYVGKGTRNRPYSHLKDAFATWVSKKKPENEKIQHILDIWDAGYGVVCLHVFQNSIPVEAFTREAAMIDALGIQKLKNCKSGDYYGIAATWNIEQKSSFGRYLLYQAMHILLCEGERQILPQNL
- the LOC122577113 gene encoding uncharacterized protein LOC122577113 isoform X2 gives rise to the protein MSTLKAKGCLFLASSLCDGLEDNNIKSVDGLTPVHVAAAWGRVTVLELLLANGGDPLCLDDEGRSPFHYAFDGKYYKAIAILGKYCDNSIREEKATKYKMTFDKLLINNEDVMAEYIVPQISNVSKENMINETIFEGHKDERFADTKHVNSFNFSYSSISNDNQSESAMTSAAELRIQEEMDKEKHLINEIINQLSNSLKSNPKEEKINEKYRQCKNILYDTSPSSTISTDNSILYNIKDKFPIKMKGKKRSVTPKYRRQIFSQSSNIKVPVTPIYDPNDSIVSKSPNFLVNKPIEKGQKYLSPKVLNKEIKFEAFTPCIMRTQSFQSEEFNMGKEVARSTPRRRKRFYRQYSSLRKFRRNNELTSSENTSPDTTNSLSPKQNYARNLNYKFNKNLAIRLHENKYDDDIPIDSNENENNIEKCILKKDLTEGLDHNFRNLHIKESDFKEKSEEHLKECILQVEADKTCAVQKRFLNKVELKISDTINTFKENLSTFLSSFKSQSYISVQEEYRYEDPDEGLAFLERRIYTLSPCKTADCISSDKMWPKSLNLSMDTYPTDDALRRELIHYGDNPGPITNTTRQLYLKRLTKLKCGAYNPPFFEVNSRSVTNTKRQLYSKQLTKLKCESHNLSSFEVNHLPLHKSNYCEFHMKPFLTFGDWINDIEEYKIIERNAFRDFSLVSPSRRWRDGMNKTCFNYLLLDPRITKDLPFCKRHLTQSMIWTTFLSAIFYVGKGTRNRPYSHLKDAFATWVSKKKPENEKIQHILDIWDAGYGVVCLHVFQNSIPVEAFTREAAMIDALGIQKLKNCKSGDYYGIAATWNIEQKSSFGRYLLYQAMHILLCEGERQILPQNL
- the LOC122577127 gene encoding 39S ribosomal protein L42, mitochondrial is translated as MNAVLSTVRVLNVSAKRYLSSVKLPSEIAIPMNKDMIICWHPEREFPYEYSLPLPEEKQISSNSVLCIGEKEIAEVFKHKKEEVVVEELSKLTYTTKHRWYSKNWCRRLRKVETERPYL